One window of the Clostridium sp. MB40-C1 genome contains the following:
- a CDS encoding CAP domain-containing protein — MKNKRFKKFLFSTIFLFLTGSINALGQETFNYVVKSGDSLWKICVKYEVGVSDVLALNPNITNPNMIYPNTTIKIPNLTEVKKLENEVIRLVNVERSKVGLGQLKANWQLSRVARYKSQDMINKKYFSHTSPTYGSPFDMMRNFGINYRSAGENIAYGQNSPSEVMKSWMNSPGHKQNILNSTYTEIGVGVAKSSNGQLYWTQMFIRR; from the coding sequence ATGAAAAATAAAAGATTTAAGAAATTCCTGTTTTCAACTATATTTTTATTTTTAACTGGAAGTATAAATGCTTTAGGACAAGAAACATTTAATTATGTAGTTAAAAGTGGAGATAGTCTTTGGAAAATATGTGTAAAGTATGAAGTAGGTGTATCAGATGTATTGGCACTAAATCCTAATATTACAAATCCAAACATGATATATCCTAATACAACAATTAAAATACCGAATTTAACTGAGGTAAAAAAATTAGAAAATGAGGTAATAAGACTTGTTAATGTAGAAAGAAGTAAGGTAGGCCTTGGACAATTAAAAGCTAATTGGCAACTTTCAAGAGTAGCAAGGTATAAATCGCAAGATATGATAAATAAAAAATATTTTTCTCATACTTCTCCTACCTACGGATCACCTTTTGATATGATGCGTAACTTTGGAATAAATTATAGGAGTGCAGGAGAAAATATTGCTTATGGTCAAAATAGTCCAAGTGAAGTTATGAAATCATGGATGAATTCTCCAGGACATAAACAAAACATATTAAATTCAACATACACAGAAATAGGTGTAGGAGTAGCTAAATCGTCTAATGGACAACTGTATTGGACACAGATGTTTATTAGACGCTAA
- a CDS encoding bacteriohemerythrin → MIKWKDEFLTGIELIDNQHKKLFEIANRAYKLLKSDFFTDKYDRILEILEELKSYTKYHFKSEEEYMMSINYKKFFSQKMEHDSFIKKLDEVNLKALDENQDKYLMDILEFIVDWIVNHILGKDKLINAE, encoded by the coding sequence GTGATAAAATGGAAAGATGAATTTCTTACTGGTATAGAACTTATAGATAATCAACATAAAAAACTATTTGAAATAGCAAATAGAGCTTACAAATTACTAAAAAGCGACTTTTTTACTGATAAATATGATAGAATCTTAGAAATATTAGAAGAATTAAAAAGTTATACAAAATATCATTTTAAATCAGAAGAGGAATATATGATGAGTATTAACTATAAAAAATTTTTCTCTCAAAAGATGGAACATGACAGTTTTATAAAAAAACTTGATGAAGTTAATCTTAAGGCTCTTGATGAAAATCAAGATAAGTATTTAATGGACATCCTAGAATTTATTGTAGATTGGATTGTGAATCACATATTAGGAAAAGATAAGCTTATAAATGCAGAATAG
- the truA gene encoding tRNA pseudouridine(38-40) synthase TruA: protein MRNIRLTIQYDGSRYKGWQRLGNTENTIQYKIEKVLSTLLNENIELIASGRTDAGVHAENQIANFHTKSNISINTILNYCYRYLPYDIVVKKAEDVEESFHSRFNVSQKIYTYKICNSTFPDVFTRKYSYHVTEKLDVEKMKEVASLFIGTHDFKSFTALKSKKKSTIREIFYIQFKPSENGIDIIFSGNGFLYKMLRILSGTLIQAGLGKISPKEVKEILDAKDRSLAPDTAPSHGLFLTSVLY from the coding sequence ATGAGAAACATAAGACTAACCATACAATATGACGGTTCTAGATATAAAGGATGGCAAAGACTTGGAAATACAGAGAACACAATTCAATATAAAATAGAAAAAGTACTTAGCACTTTATTAAATGAGAATATAGAATTAATTGCATCAGGAAGAACAGATGCAGGCGTTCATGCTGAAAATCAAATAGCTAATTTTCATACTAAATCCAATATATCCATTAATACTATATTAAACTACTGTTACAGATATTTGCCTTACGACATTGTAGTAAAAAAAGCAGAAGATGTAGAAGAATCTTTTCATTCAAGATTTAATGTATCTCAAAAAATTTATACTTATAAAATATGTAACTCTACCTTTCCTGATGTTTTTACTAGAAAATACTCTTATCATGTTACAGAAAAATTAGACGTAGAAAAAATGAAGGAGGTAGCCTCTCTCTTTATTGGTACACATGACTTTAAAAGTTTTACTGCTTTAAAGTCAAAAAAGAAATCCACTATAAGAGAAATATTCTATATTCAATTTAAACCCTCTGAAAATGGGATTGATATAATCTTCTCTGGAAATGGATTCTTGTACAAAATGCTTAGAATCTTGTCAGGAACATTAATACAAGCAGGGCTAGGAAAGATATCTCCAAAGGAAGTAAAAGAAATACTTGATGCCAAAGATCGTTCTTTAGCACCTGATACTGCACCATCCCATGGACTATTTTTAACTAGTGTTTTGTATTAA
- a CDS encoding thioredoxin family protein yields MIKVSVIESIKNLIQDNKLVLLYIYSRQCSVCHALLPKIKFLLKKYPEIKLKVISIDDCTEVAGEFSIFTVPTVMLYINGKEYIRRARFISIEELDKSIERYYKIMFG; encoded by the coding sequence ATGATTAAAGTGAGTGTAATAGAAAGTATAAAAAATCTTATTCAAGATAATAAATTGGTATTATTATACATTTATTCAAGACAATGCAGTGTTTGCCATGCATTATTACCAAAAATTAAATTCCTTCTTAAAAAGTATCCTGAAATAAAGTTAAAAGTTATAAGCATTGATGATTGTACTGAAGTTGCAGGAGAGTTTTCAATATTTACAGTGCCAACAGTAATGTTGTATATAAATGGAAAAGAATATATTAGAAGAGCTAGATTTATAAGCATTGAAGAATTAGATAAAAGTATAGAAAGATACTATAAAATTATGTTTGGATAG
- a CDS encoding DUF2179 domain-containing protein: protein MITYIFIFFAKILEVSLTTIRTVFITRGEKLLAAVIGFFEVSIWLYVIGRVLSGIQEDPKKMVIYALGFACGNYIGCIIEDKLALGILTMNVIVGEKDSIELSRVLREQSIGVTIVEGEGIHSKRKILIIHAKRKRKNDIIKIIENTNISAVISINDTKTVYGGYGIKK from the coding sequence ATGATTACTTATATTTTTATTTTTTTTGCAAAAATATTAGAGGTATCCTTAACTACTATTAGAACGGTTTTCATAACAAGGGGTGAAAAACTTTTAGCTGCAGTAATAGGTTTTTTTGAGGTTTCAATATGGTTGTATGTAATAGGAAGAGTATTAAGTGGCATACAAGAGGATCCTAAAAAGATGGTTATATATGCATTGGGATTTGCTTGTGGAAATTATATAGGGTGTATTATAGAAGATAAACTTGCTTTGGGGATATTAACTATGAATGTAATAGTTGGTGAAAAAGATAGTATAGAGTTATCTCGTGTATTGAGAGAGCAAAGTATAGGGGTTACTATAGTTGAAGGAGAAGGAATTCATTCTAAAAGAAAGATTTTAATTATTCATGCTAAGCGTAAAAGAAAGAATGATATAATAAAGATTATTGAAAATACTAATATATCAGCAGTAATTTCTATTAATGATACAAAAACGGTTTATGGTGGATATGGTATAAAAAAATAA
- a CDS encoding DUF523 and DUF1722 domain-containing protein, protein MNGFEKPIILISRCIGFEACRYNGGIVKDDFIQNLGKYVNFISVCPEIEIGMSTPRDPIRLVKKENQIRLVQPKTGKDYTKSMEKFSKEFLDNVGEIDGCILKSRSPSCGIKDVKIYNSIDKGSASSKGKGIFGTILIDKILGIAIEDDGRLKDFDIREHFLTKVFIMYEFRKVKQKRKINELMEFHKKNNLLFLMYNKSRLNILNNIISKGKVECIDEILNDYENTLKLIFIRNARNTSKNNLLLTVFKRFSYKVSEEERKFVLKTIEKHKEGHIPYSVPLYLIKSYAFRFNDIEIIDQSLFNPYPEELVEMRDSGKALT, encoded by the coding sequence ATGAATGGCTTTGAAAAACCAATAATATTAATTAGTAGATGCATAGGGTTTGAAGCGTGTAGATATAATGGTGGAATAGTTAAAGATGATTTTATACAAAATCTGGGCAAATATGTTAATTTTATATCAGTATGTCCTGAAATAGAAATAGGCATGAGTACACCTAGAGACCCCATAAGACTAGTGAAAAAAGAGAATCAAATTAGACTTGTACAGCCTAAGACAGGGAAAGATTACACTAAAAGTATGGAGAAGTTTTCTAAAGAATTTTTAGATAATGTTGGTGAGATTGATGGATGTATATTAAAAAGTAGATCTCCTTCTTGTGGCATAAAGGATGTAAAAATATATAACAGCATAGATAAGGGAAGTGCTAGTTCTAAGGGAAAGGGTATATTTGGAACAATATTAATAGATAAGATTTTGGGAATAGCCATTGAAGATGATGGAAGGCTTAAGGATTTCGATATAAGAGAGCATTTTTTAACTAAGGTTTTTATTATGTATGAATTTAGGAAAGTAAAACAAAAAAGAAAGATAAACGAATTGATGGAGTTTCATAAGAAAAATAATTTATTATTTTTAATGTATAACAAAAGTAGGTTGAATATTCTAAATAATATAATTAGTAAGGGCAAAGTTGAGTGTATAGATGAAATTTTAAATGATTATGAAAATACTTTGAAACTTATTTTTATAAGAAATGCAAGAAACACATCAAAAAATAACTTACTTTTAACTGTATTTAAGCGTTTTTCTTATAAAGTTTCAGAAGAAGAAAGAAAATTTGTTTTAAAAACTATTGAAAAACATAAAGAAGGACATATTCCATATAGTGTGCCTTTATATTTAATTAAGTCTTATGCTTTTAGGTTTAATGATATAGAAATAATTGATCAAAGTTTGTTTAATCCTTACCCTGAAGAATTAGTAGAAATGAGGGATTCGGGAAAAGCTTTGACATGA